Within the Arthrobacter caoxuetaonis genome, the region ATCACCAGCAGATCGTTCCGCGGCGCTGTCGACTTCAATCCCAAGGCGGTGGCAGAGTAGCGGCGCCTGAAATACAGCAGGGGAATGACGGCGTAAACCACCAGGTTGTAGCCAGCCCAGGTCAGCACCTCGCCGGGAGCCAGCTGGTCATGTGTTCCGAATATGGTTCCGGCGAGGTGGAGGCCGAAAGGATGCCAGCCGAAGGCCTGGGCCAGGACGTAGCCGCCCACCATGCCAAGGAGCCCATAGCTGAACAGGCCAAGGGTCTCCCGCAGGGCCTGCCTGCGTTCAGGTGCCCGGGCCGCCAGGTTGGGGTCGGGCCGGTGGCGCGTCAGCAGGTACACCACTCCCATAAGCAGCAGGATCTGTGCCAGTGCAATGTTGACCTCGGCCAGGATCTCGAGGCTTGACTGGCCGGCACGCGCTGGCCAGTCGAACGGCAGCCGGGAGGGGGAGGCAAGGACAACCCACAGGTTGGATGCGGCCCAGCCTGCGGCCGCTGCCCACAACCACCGGGACCGCAGCAGGCGGTGGGGTTGCCTTCTCCTGGGAGGTGCCGTTCCGGGCGTCTCGACGCGCAGGGGCTCAGCAGCTTCGGCGTTCGTGCGCGGGGAATTCTCTTCAGTGCCGTGATTCATCGCTCCTCCAACAGGTGAGGATTTAGCACGCTCGTGATATATACCATAGGCTAACACGGCTGTGCTATAAAAGATCCATGCCCAAGGTGGTCGATCGGGATCAACGTCGTCTGGAGCTGGCCCGAGCGGCTTGGCGGGTCATCCGGCGCGACGGCATCGAGCGCGCCTCAGTCCGGGAAGTGGCGCGGGAGGCAGGCCTCTCCACCGGATCTCTTCGGCACTACTTCGGCACTCAGTCGGAGCTGCTGATCTTTGCCATGCGCAATGTGATGGAGCAGGTTGAACGCAGGGCTGCAGCTGTCCAGCGCCCGAACGATCCGCTGGCGGCGGCAAAGCTGGTGCTCGCGGAGCTCTTGCCCCTCGATGACGAACGACGGGCAGAAAATGAGGTCTGGGTGGCCTTTATGGCCCGCGCGATGGTGGACCCTCCGCTTGGGTCACTGCGCGACGAGGCCTACGACCGTCTCCGAGAAGCGTGTGCCCGGTGGGTCTCAGCACTTCTTCCCGGCGGCAGCGAGGCTCAGCTGCAGCTCGAATCAGAACGTTTGTTTGCCCTCATCGATGGGCTGGCACTCCATGCGGCCATGCGTCCGGCCAGTGCCACTGCCGCCCGCCTGTCCGCAGTGATGTTCCATCACCTGGAGCAGATCGCAGGCCGCCGGCACTGAACCGCTTGGTGGTTCCCGGGCTGCCCGGGAGTCAGTGCTGGTGCCCTGTGTCCGGGACCTCGGATTCCGGGTGCCCGCCGCCGTCGTCGTCCGGAGCCGCTCCCTGCCCGTGCCCGTCTCCGCCCTGTCCGCTACCGCCCTGTCCCGGGCCGGTGACCACAAACTGTCCCATCAGGCCCTGGTCCTCGTGGAGCAGCAGATGGCAGTGGAACATGTAGGGGGAGTCCGGATCGGCATAGTCCTCGAACCGCATGATCAGCCGGTAGGTGCGGTTCGGTTCCAGATACACGGTGTCCTTGCGTCCACGGAGCTCCGGTGGAGGGGCAGCGCCGTCAATGTCCAGTACCTGGAACTGGACGTCGTGCACGTGCCAGTTGTGCGGTACGCCATGGGTGTTGGTCACCTCCCAGATCTCCGTGCTGCCGAGTTCGGGGGCGGCGTCGATCCGGTTCATGTCCATGCTGCGTCCGTTGATCTGCCGGTCCTGGACCTCAAAGCTGCGGGTGACGGAGGCCTCGGATGCAACCGGCCCCGCGGCGCCGTCGCTCAGGCGCACGGGCAGCGGAGGGGAGGTCTGCAGCTGGTCGGCAGCGCGCAGAAGCAGGACATCGAACCGGTCACGGGCACCGAAAGCGGAGGGCACCAGGACATCGCCGAGGTCGGGCGGGAAGGACGTCAGCATGGTCTGCTCACCCGGGACCATCGGAACGACGATCTCGGCGCGCTCGCCGGGGGAGAGACGCACACGGGTGGTTTGGAGCGGCTCAGCCAGCAATCCGCCGTCGGTGGCGATCTGGTCGAAGCGCCGGTCATCGTCGAAACCGAAGTCATAGGTGCGGGCGGTCGAACCGTTCAGCAGCCGCAGGCGCACGAGTTCAGTGCCCACCTCCTGTACCGCTCCGGCGACGCCGTTGGCCAGGACCGTATCTCCAAGCAGTCCCAGCTCGTTGCCCTGGGAATCCTGAACCAGTCCGCCCCCGCTGTCGAACCGCTTGTCCTGGACAATGACGGGAATATCGTCCTCTCCGTAGTCCTTAGGCAGGTCCAGCTGACGGGACCGTGCATCGTCGAGGATGAACATTCCGGCCAGCCCCCGGTAGACATGCTTCTCCGTCTGGCCGTGCGGATGCGGGTGGTACCAGAGTGTTGCAGCCTGCTGGTCGATT harbors:
- a CDS encoding TetR/AcrR family transcriptional regulator, with amino-acid sequence MPKVVDRDQRRLELARAAWRVIRRDGIERASVREVAREAGLSTGSLRHYFGTQSELLIFAMRNVMEQVERRAAAVQRPNDPLAAAKLVLAELLPLDDERRAENEVWVAFMARAMVDPPLGSLRDEAYDRLREACARWVSALLPGGSEAQLQLESERLFALIDGLALHAAMRPASATAARLSAVMFHHLEQIAGRRH
- a CDS encoding multicopper oxidase family protein, encoding MDPSPSSQPESRRTRRTALRRVLIAAILALFAVSGCVPATEPMEQTTFPFDRRLPIPPLADSQVVDGTRVFQLDAQEGSSELVPGLQTPTWGFNGDVLGPTLRAEEGEQVAVEVRNSLSEPTTVHWHGMHLPAAMDGGPHQPVAPGGSWRPEWQIDQQAATLWYHPHPHGQTEKHVYRGLAGMFILDDARSRQLDLPKDYGEDDIPVIVQDKRFDSGGGLVQDSQGNELGLLGDTVLANGVAGAVQEVGTELVRLRLLNGSTARTYDFGFDDDRRFDQIATDGGLLAEPLQTTRVRLSPGERAEIVVPMVPGEQTMLTSFPPDLGDVLVPSAFGARDRFDVLLLRAADQLQTSPPLPVRLSDGAAGPVASEASVTRSFEVQDRQINGRSMDMNRIDAAPELGSTEIWEVTNTHGVPHNWHVHDVQFQVLDIDGAAPPPELRGRKDTVYLEPNRTYRLIMRFEDYADPDSPYMFHCHLLLHEDQGLMGQFVVTGPGQGGSGQGGDGHGQGAAPDDDGGGHPESEVPDTGHQH